The following are encoded in a window of Gopherus flavomarginatus isolate rGopFla2 chromosome 10, rGopFla2.mat.asm, whole genome shotgun sequence genomic DNA:
- the METTL21A gene encoding protein N-lysine methyltransferase METTL21A isoform X1, which translates to MDNKMALVPYNYSAVWGLQKFHKSSSVYHFANHTIQIKQNWRQLGVAAVVWDAAVVLCTYLEMGSIDLQGRSVIELGAGTGLLGIVATLLGAHVTITDREATLEFLKSNVQANLPPDLQPRAVVKELTWGRNLGNFSPGKFDFILGADIIYLEDTFADLLQTLEHLCSEHTVILLSCRIRYERDQNFLGMLKGRFSVCEVHYDPSKDVRVFKAQKSIHKEDF; encoded by the exons ATGGATAATAAAATGGCGTTGGTTCCCTATAACTACAGTGCAGTCTGGGGATTGCAGAAGTTCCATAAATCTTCATCTGTGTATCATTTTGCCAACCACACAATCCAAATCAAACAAAACTGGAGGCAACTGGGTGTAGCAGCAGTCGTATGGGACGCA GCTGTAGTCCTGTGTACTTATCTGGAGATGGGAAGTATTGATCTGCAAGGGCGCTCAGTGATTGAATTAGGAGCAGGAACTGGATTGCTGGGAATAGTGGCCACATTATTGG GTGCTCATGTCACCATCACAGACAGGGAAGCCACACTGGAATTTCTCAAGTCAAACGTTCAGGCTAACTTACCTCCCGACCTCCAGCCGAGAGCTGTGGTAAAGGAACTGACGTGGGGAAGAAACTTGGGGAACTTCTCGCCAGGAAAGTTTGACTTTATCCTGGGCGCAGACATCATTTATCTGGAAGACACCTTTGCAGATCTGCTTCAGACACTGGAGCACTTGTGCTCAGAACATACTGTTATTCTGTTATCGTGTCGGATTCGCTATGAACGGGATCAGAATTTCCTGGGGATGCTGAAGGGACGATTTTCGGTATGTGAGGTCCACTACGATCCTAGTAAGGATGTACGTGTGTTCAAAGCACAGAAGAGCATTCACAAGGAAGACTTTTGA
- the METTL21A gene encoding protein N-lysine methyltransferase METTL21A isoform X2, producing the protein MDNKMALVPYNYSAVWGLQKFHKSSSVYHFANHTIQIKQNWRQLGVAAVVWDAAVVLCTYLEMGSIDLQGRSVIELGAGTGLLGIVATLLGAHVTITDREATLEFLKSNVQANLPPDLQPRAVVKELTWGRNLGNFSPGKFDFILGADIIYLEDTFADLLQTLEHLCSEHTVILLSCRIRYERDQNFLGMLKGRFSL; encoded by the exons ATGGATAATAAAATGGCGTTGGTTCCCTATAACTACAGTGCAGTCTGGGGATTGCAGAAGTTCCATAAATCTTCATCTGTGTATCATTTTGCCAACCACACAATCCAAATCAAACAAAACTGGAGGCAACTGGGTGTAGCAGCAGTCGTATGGGACGCA GCTGTAGTCCTGTGTACTTATCTGGAGATGGGAAGTATTGATCTGCAAGGGCGCTCAGTGATTGAATTAGGAGCAGGAACTGGATTGCTGGGAATAGTGGCCACATTATTGG GTGCTCATGTCACCATCACAGACAGGGAAGCCACACTGGAATTTCTCAAGTCAAACGTTCAGGCTAACTTACCTCCCGACCTCCAGCCGAGAGCTGTGGTAAAGGAACTGACGTGGGGAAGAAACTTGGGGAACTTCTCGCCAGGAAAGTTTGACTTTATCCTGGGCGCAGACATCATTTATCTGGAAGACACCTTTGCAGATCTGCTTCAGACACTGGAGCACTTGTGCTCAGAACATACTGTTATTCTGTTATCGTGTCGGATTCGCTATGAACGGGATCAGAATTTCCTGGGGATGCTGAAGGGACGATTTTCG CTGTAG